The Cherax quadricarinatus isolate ZL_2023a chromosome 33, ASM3850222v1, whole genome shotgun sequence sequence gaatgtaataatagcaTATGTAATTatgtaataaataaaaaattattgaTGCCTCTTTAGTGCAGATTTTCTATGGAAAATAGGTTGTTAGTTAGACCTAAGAGATGGATTGAGTGAATGACAGGTGTTAAGAGTTTATTATGGAAATGTGATAGATAGATGCTGTTAGATGTAGATAATTGAGAAtcattataaaaattaattaaaatttcAGCTGGTTaagtacatatgtaaatatattggTTTTTACTTGTGCAAAATTTTGAATGAAGTTAAAGGTTTATTTTCTTTCATGccaagattttccaagtactACTTTAGATGTTTTTAGTTGGTTTTCTTTCCCTTTATAGCCTTTTACTCATTTTACTAATTGATATTATTACTTTCTAGTGAAACCACAGGATTCAGTTAAAAATGAagtaaaaaagaaagaaaatgttGAAAAACCTAGCACTGTTAAGATCACCCAGGTTTTCGAATTTGCTGGAGAAGAAGTAAGGTTAGTATAGTATGTATTTTTGGGAGTTTATGGCAATATTAAATATTTTGCATTTCTTAAATTTGCCTTTATTATTATATTGTGAAAATCAGTATATTAAGTTTGTAGCATTTCTTTTACTTGATGATAATCATTGAACTATTGCTTGTGGGGAACCTTGCTGCCTACctgcaggcattttttttttttttttttttttttttttttgtcaaagctGATTTTGCTTATCATGGGCTGAAAAATCTGAGCGTTGAATGATCCTTATAGGTTGGGGGTCTTATTTTGGAATACTATAATAATACCTTGAAGAGTCTGAAGATGAGGATGAGAAAAAGGATTAACCTTTCGCTGTCTCTTGTGTAGATTTACTCTATTGATGGCAGTGTCGCTTGCATAGATACACGTTTTAAGTACAGTGCCCTAAAATATGTGTGAGCAATAAAATTTGGCCTAGACTTGAAGGAATGgatctgtgtggtgagtgtgcatagtataaaaaaaaaatcctgcctcaTGTGGTGCATGATGGTTTTATTGGCCATCACTAGCTGCTGCATCTCATCTTGGGCTCAGTTATATGGGTTTCCATTCTCAGGCCTCTTTTGGataagggactgaccatctttcATCAAGGCTTAGGAACTGAAAGTTGAAGGACTCAACCCAAAATTACTCTCTAGTTTTTTCCGTCTAAAACATTAGAAACACCTCTTTCTTCAggtgaagaaacctactgtgcagGAGAAAGGGTTTTTTCAATAAAGATATCTAAGtaataaaaaagaaaaattatttaGTTTTGTTATTGGCACTTGCACTCTGGTGCCTCAGATAAATGTGTGGAATCTAGTATACAGTGTCATGTTTGAGTGAAAAATGTAAACCTGTTTAACATTTTGCACTCTAAAACATTGTTCCTTGTTTATTTTTTCCATCTTGGTGACATTTAAAAGTGTGATATTAGTACGGTATAGAAATAAATGTACTTAATAGCTGTTATTGTCTCAATTTTGCAGAGTagaaaaagaagtagatgctgatTCAGCTGAGGCTCAAGCAGCACTTGCTTCACCTGTCTCTGGTGCAGCAGATGGCAGTAAATCAACTACTCCAGGTGGCTTTAGTTAATTTTAATGTTAAACTAAGTTAAACAGGGAATTACAGTATTTTAAATACATTATATTTAAGTTTACTGTCATAACTGTGCTAGACGGTGATAGTgcgaatgatggtgagtgtttcatttttgggtcaccctgccttggtgagtgatggccagcatgttaaaaaaaatttaagtttTTTGAAAACCCTATATTTAACAGCACAATATTTTAAATATGCTGTATTTAACAGCGTGAGTGtgtcagataggagtgaatggagacaaatgatttttgggacctgacgaactgttggagtgtgagcagggtaatattttgtgaagggattcagggaaactggctagccagacttgagtcctaaaagggggaagtacagtgcctgcactttaagggaggggtttgggatattggctgcttggagggtcatctaaactgttgtgtctaagtgcctctgcaaagatagtgattatgtatgaatgatggttgAAGTACATACATATTTACATATAAAGTACAGTATACTACATATGATATTTTGGTAAAAGTTAGATGTATAAATAATAATTTCTCTGCAGGCTCAGGAGTACCGAAGCGTCCTAGTGGCATGTCTAGTATTGTTGGTTTCCTTGATAGTAAAAAACAGAAGCTTACCACTTTAGAAAAGACTAAACTAGACTGGAACAGCTTCAAGTCTCAGGAAGGACTGGAAGAGGAGCTTGAAAAGCACAAGAAGAGCAAAGATGGGTAAGTCAATGCCATTTTTAAAATAGGGCCACAACTTAAGATGGCAATGCATTTCTGAAAATTTATCGCATTTCGAATGTTCAGTGCTTAGAATTTACTTTCTCACTGATGCCTTTGTTATAATTGAACATTGAACATttacatatacaggagggccccacttatacggcaggttaggttccaggctaccgccgtaaagcggaaatcgccgtaaagtggaacaccctttttttccacttataaatgcatacaaacactagataacaagtttacactaacatatattaagttagcaatagaaccaggcatcaaaaaacaataaaaaggtacaatacacacatagtgcactcattacttaccttaaaatatttatagtcttaatctagggtgagacaagtagtatttattgtaagaaatcaagtgtggtatgtattgtaatagccaggctacctcaccaggccaccccacccacacatactattctatgatatttaagcatcccagagcgataaaatgtatatacagttcactcattacttaccttaaaatatttgtagtcttaatgtagggtcaggagtaagtaaatgagataaaacgaataaatgagagagagaaagaatgagtacatgagaggtaacaggcgcagagttatgtaaacaaaccaggctcccacatcttatatttatgtttatttattctattgtggggtgtatttatcatctttttatgttatgtatcgtgtttattatataattttgaaaaaaatatcatggatggattaatgaaaatgtgtatattaccgcaatatacgacatttaatgagactcggtgagtattgttattatggcgtcacttgtggaagtcgtctgctcacatctcacatttatgtttatttattctactgtggggtgtatttatcttatttatatgttatgcatcgtgtttattatataattttgaaaaaaatatcatggatggattaatgaaaatgtgtatattaacgtaatatacgacatttaaatgactcgatgtatgtaagtttatttaggtacaggtatacataagtataattatcagagtatatataaaatatgaaataacttttaaaaacatttgaaattttggagtttccagacaaaatggagagacttagtgcttactgagctcatggagaatgtaaacaaacagggtggggcacggtgaccgtattagaaagtcaggtggggggagccgtatagtgagttttggtcataatttgaaatgtccgtattagcggaacgccgtaaagtgaaacgccgtaaagcggggccttcctgtatactaaaaatgttataaatggtgcagaggtaacattaaaacaatatcaaagatggttgacacaaacccactaccattatagtatgctcctcgcttagcGACAAATTTGTGTACGaacgtggtcttaggaaaggAACTCCATCGTTTAGTGAGAAGAGGCTTTATGtatataaattcaagaattatttaCATTGGATTAAAGGTGAGATGTAAGATGTTGGTTATAGTGTGTTTGCATCTGggcaagagtgagagagagaatgagaaagagagagagaaaaggaatgATAAAATGAGaatttcaggttaggttaggttgaatgTTAAGGAAGTTTGGAGACAAGTGAGAGAATTATTGTTGTAGGTTACCTAAATGCTGCCTACTTAGGGTGTGCCAAAGTATTGACATTAGTATTGGTaaattttgatggtatcagtatTGGCCCAAAATTGAGTATCGTATTGGTGAGTATCGGCTGATATTGATGGTGTTGGAATTGGCATTGGTGTGTGTCAGCTAATTTTGATAGTATCATTATTTGATTAAAATTGACTATTGGTATTGGCAAAATAAATTGATATTGTCCCATCTCTACTATGTACCTTATACCAAAGAAATTGCCTTAAAAATCTTAAATCTATTTTGAGGTTTTGgaatgtgacttttttttttatgttgtaaATATTAAGCTGTAgtaaaaattatttttgtatACTGCATTTATACATATGATAACCTCTTTTGCAGTTACTTGGATAAAAAGGAATTCTTGGAGAGGGCTGATCTGAGGCAGTTTGAAATTGAAAGGGCGTTAAGAATGAATAAGCGGTCAAAGAGATGAAGAGTGTAAGTTATGATGTTTCCTTTATCCAAACTTTCAAAGCCAGTGATATTTTAAATTTAACATTTTTCTTTTGGTCAGTGGGGGAAGAATGTGTATGCAACTTTTTAGCATGTAATTTGAATATTTAATGAAATACAGTGATtctaaaagaaagaaaaaaaaagaaaaaagaaaaattgcaaaggttagtggatgagtttgagaatgtgtgtaaaggtagaaagttgaaagtgaacatagaaaagagtaaggtgatgagggtatcaaatgatttagataaagaaaaattggatatcaaattggggaggaggagtatggaagaagtgaatgttttcagatacttgggagttgacgtgtcggcggatggatttatgaaggatgaggttcatcatagaattgatgaaggaaaaaaggtgagtggtgcgttgaggtatatgtggagtcaaaaaactttatctatggaggcaaagaagggaatgtatgaaagtatagtagtaccaacactcttatatggatgtgaagcttgggtggtaaatgcagcagcgaggagacggttggaggcagtggagatgtcctgtctaagggcaatgtgtggtgtaaatattatgcagaaaattcggagtgtggaaattaggagaaggtgtggagttaataaaagcattagtcagagggcagaagaggggttgttgaggtggtttggtcatttagagagaatggatcaaagtagaatgacatggaaagcatataaatctataggggaaggaaagaggggtaggggtcgtcctcgaaagggttggaaagagggggtaaaggaggttttgtgggcgaggggcttggacttccagcaagcgtgcatgagcgtgttagataggagtgaatggagacgaatgatacttgggacctgacgatctgttggagtgtgagcagggtaatatttagtgaagggattcagggaaaccggttattttcatatagttggacttgagtcctggaaatgggaagtacaatgcctgcactttaaaggagtggtttgggatattggcagtttggagggatatgttgtgtatctttatacgtatatgcttctaaactgttgtattctgggcacctctgcaaaagcagtgataatgtgtgagtgtggtgaaagtgttgaatgatgatgaaagtattttctttttggggattttctttcttttttgggtcaccctgcctcggtgggagacgaccgacttgttgaaaaaaaacaaaaaaaaacagttAAATGTTAAAATTAATTTAGCCTGAATTCAGAATGAGACATCCTTGATTGTTCACCTAAAAATCATTACTTTCTGGCCTTTCTTTGTGTTCTATGTTGCCACCTATAATGAAAAGgtattttttgtttatatattGTAGTTGACCTTTCAAGGCCAACTTTCTAAAATAATAAGTACCCCACTAATTCTTGTCTTTGTTTTTCAGGTACCTTAAAAAATTAGGTATTGTAACAATAACTATGGTGCTGTAATTGCTCAGCATGGTCATCAAATATGTTTTCCCCCTTTAAGATAAAAATTTAGCACTGGAAATATTAATCTATGGCTTTAGTTATGCAAAAATTGTAGTCACAGAAATGGAAGTCATCAGTAGGGAACTTCAGTTATTTCTTCAGACTTTTAACTTCGAACATATGGTGTTATGGTTTGACTTTAATTGAAACCATTGTTAGAATCATCACAGTTTTCATTAAATATTTTTGAGGTAACCATTTTGGTTTAATTTGACTAAGTCTGTGTAATGTCACACCAAATTGATGGAAATGAGTGAGAGTcttatttattttaatttaataTGCCATTTATCATTCCTGCTTTAATGAAGCAAATGTATAAAGGTTAttttgtaataaatgtaataactgATGGCCAGTTTTTCTTAATCCTTAATCAGTAGTACTGTAGTTCCTTTAGGTGCTGTatgattaataaataataaacttAATAAAGATATTTTTATTTGGATGTACAGTAAcatcactatcattaccactTACTACTACATGGAGTGGGAAGGCACATACCTGGAAAGGATGGAGTAAGCATTGTCAGAAATCAGGGTCACAAATATACTGATGTGCTCTTTCATACCTTATACATGTGACAGAACCACTAGGCTATTATAAATTCCCAAAATAGTATCTCAGCCATTTTACAGACTAAATTTTGTCATTCTGGTTTGTCACAAAAGTGTCAAGGTCATTCCATTCCCAGAAATTTTCCGCCCTAGAGCTTGTCATGGTATTGGAAGCAAAAGATTTAACCAGGTAAAATATGGTTAATGTAGAAAGTACAACCTGAACATGAAGGATGGGAAGAATTGGGTGGTTCCAAGCACGCAGTCTTAGTGTATGTTACAGGTAGAGTATAGCCAGGGCTGTAGTTATTTTCTCAGTAAATAGAAATGAATGAAGACGAGTatgtgctgctggagtgtaagcaaggtggCCTGAAAGGATTTGGGGAAACTGGTTAGTTGGATtgattcctggaggtgggaagggcaatacctgcactctggaggaggggtgaagTTGCAATCGGAAGGTAAATCTGATTGTGTTGTCAGTACACTTACGGAAAAATGGTTATTGAATATATGATGCTCAGTGTATTTTCCTTGAGTTACCATGCCTTAGTGGGAAATGGCTGTTGAGTTAGAAAAAACAAAGAGGAGGATAATTTTATATGTTTTGCTTCAATGTATACAAAGGAAACTGTGATACCATCAACCTAAGGATTTTTAAACACTTTCCTGGCATTGTCATCATCATCTTTAATCATCCACTGGCTggctcccaccaaggtagggtgacccaaaaaaggagaaatgctttcaccatcattcactcttatCTCACTCTTACCATAGGTGCATgtgctacagttcagatgcccctccaatctacaaatatccccacccctccatcagaatgcaggcattgtgctacccacctcctggactcaagtccaactaaccaGTTACCCTGAGTCCTTCACAAAatcttaccttgctcacactacaacagcttgtcaagtcatGAAAACCATTTACCTCCACTCTtttttaacatgctcacacattccTGCTGAATGTCCaagcctctcacacacaaaacctcctttacccgctccctccaacatttcctaaggtgacccctaccccaccttccctcaactatagatttatacactctccatgccatcctgcttagcgcttcttttttgattataataataataatccatgccATCCTGTTTTACTCCATCCTCTAAATGTTCACACCATCTCAacacttcctcagccctctggataatacttttagtaacccttcacctcctaatctccaagctacgaattctctgctgtatagcccttgtggcttggcacttctttttgattataataataataatacgatttctctgcataatgtttacacaGCATATTGCCCTCATATATGACATCTTCACTCCCTCCAGCTTCCtcttcctcactgcaacattcatgtCAGATGTTTCACATCTATATAAGAATGTTGGTTCCaatatactctcatgcattcccttttttacctccatggataatgGTCTCTatagatgcctcaatgcactacCTACCTTTTACCCCTCATTACTTCTATGGTTCAtcttgtctttcatagacctgtctgctgacaagtcaactcccaaatatctgaacacactcACTTCATTACTCCTTCCCtgaaatctgatatccaatcttctatTTCATAAATCGTTTGTTACCCTtaccaccttgctctttcctatgttcacttttaatttccttcttttacatgtcCTCCCAAATTCGCCCACCAAcctttgcagcttctcttcataatctcctaaaagcacagtcataatttccctctctcctacatgcctaaacctgagcctcactattgtAAAAACTCTTACCTGTTTGTAGTAATCTACCACCTATTCTTTGCACTAGCAACTTATGCCACATTGGTTCCCTATCCACCCATGAATGCAATGAAAATTTCCTTAActttatctaaatatttttcacttgtatgtttcaatgtaaacactaggtctacacatcccctacccttcctaaagcctccttgttcatcagcAATCCAACTCTCCATCttgcccttaattctttcaataataactcgacAATATACTTTACCTGGTCCTGGCATACTCGACAGGCTCTATAATTTTTACGCTCTTGTACCCCATTCTTTTATACAAGTGAACTAtttatgctctctgccagtccctaggtaccttcccctctttcttacATTTACCGAACAAAGGTaccaacaactccaaaactatatccccacctgctttttacATTTCTGTCTTGATTCCATTAATTCCAGATGCTTTATCCTTTTttattttacccactgcctcactcacctcctccactctcacatctggttcttcctcactctttaaagatgttatacctccttggCGAATGCATGAAAGCCCCGCTGCCTCCCTTTCTTAATCAACATTTAACAGatcctcaaaatattccaatcatcttcccaatacttccaactccccatctactacTATTTCTTCACTAACAATCTGTCCCTTtttcactaccattactacttttTTTATTGCCATCTCTATCACCATACTGTGCTAATAGTATGTACTATTACTATTTTTATGGCTGCTTCTAGTATTACGTactatttttactactactactaccaccaccaccaccaccaccaccaccactactactaccaccactactactactacattattTCTCCAGTTATACCAGTTCTGTCCCCCACCCCCACATTTAAATTCTGGCTCTTCCCTTTTTgcttgtgtgtgactagttaatggtccaagtcagatcaAACACTGCTATTAATAATGTATATGAGGCATTTTTACATGTATCATGACATTTTCCTTTTAAACAGGAAAACTTTTCATCTATtgcaacccctcaagggagggttcttgatgttggtgatgggtctcttgatctaggaaagtggatctgtgctccaatatCCTGAATTAAGCAGGAATGCTTTCCACATCCCACCTCTCGAGACGCTGTATAAtctctacaggtttagtgctcccataataataatgataatcgtcTATTGTAAAAGACTGCTTTTATGCCTCAGTATTTTGCaaaatgccttgatgctggtgaagggatcctGGTTTAAGGaattgaactttttttttttctcctcttgGATCGAAGCAAAATTCCTTCTATCACCCCCTGGGAATAGAAGTGCTACACCCATAGGGGAAACCTATGGGTGTAGCACTTCCACATAAATGTACTgcaataataatactgtaattaTCTCTAGACACTGTTTACCCTTTAAGAGGATGCCGTTGATACTGGTGAATGGCTTTTAATTTGAGGAGTTGGAGCTATTTTCCTCACATCACATCATATCTTATCAGTCCACATTCCGCTGGCACTGTATGTTTTATGGGTTTAACACTTCTCTGTGACCATCAATATAATAATGGTTTACGTTTTCCAGACGTCTTTCATGGAGACATCTTATGAAAGTCTTCCATGCGGGTTTACCTCTCATTAGTTTT is a genomic window containing:
- the Yeti gene encoding craniofacial development protein 1; this encodes MLQEEEYDSDTSDEDFVPDGVESEDEPVSGAEDELDEIENNEEESFTNKGKKKKKGKKGRSKMSLFGRKQDDDTIEDEKDEEQKTVNEEKNKKKTDDIWADFLADVEDKPSPPPKPKSSSWAALLGNKKNPINSNTVTLKPQDSVKNEVKKKENVEKPSTVKITQVFEFAGEEVRVEKEVDADSAEAQAALASPVSGAADGSKSTTPGSGVPKRPSGMSSIVGFLDSKKQKLTTLEKTKLDWNSFKSQEGLEEELEKHKKSKDGYLDKKEFLERADLRQFEIERALRMNKRSKR